Genomic window (bacterium):
AGAGCCCTCGCCGTGGAGTGGGCCGCCTCCGGAGTACGGGTCAACGCGGTGGCGCCGGGGCACATCGCAACCGAACTGGTCCGGCGCCAGTGGAAGACCGAGCCGGAACTCAGGGAGTTCTTCCTGTCCCGCACCCCGATGGGGAGGCTGGGCACCCCCGAGGACGTGGCCGGTCCGGTCGTGTTCCTGGCCGGTGACGCCGCGGCGATGATCACCGGCCAGATCATCGCCGTAGACGGGGGGTACACCGCCCAATGAGCCTCACCGGGGCCATGTCACCCGGCCTGAGTCTGGGCATCCACCGGACCATGGTGCGGATCCGGGTGTTCGAGTCCCGGGTCGAGGAGTTGTTCAAGGCCGGCAAGCTACCCGGATTCGTCCATACCTACATCGGCCAGGAGGCCGTCGCCGCAGGCGTGTGCGCCGCCCTGGACCGCGACGACTACATCACGTCCACCCATCGCGGCCACGGCCACGCCATCGCCAAGGGCATGGAGCTCGGTCCGATCATGGCGGAGCTGTACGGCAAGGCGACAGGGGCCTGCCGCGGGCGGGGCGGTTCGATGCACGTGGCCGACTTCTCGGTCGGGATGCTGGGGGCGAACGGGATCGTGGCCGGTGGGCTCGGGATCGCCACCGGGGCCGCGCTGTCAGCCCGCTACCGGGGCACCGGCCAGGTGGCGGTGGGCTTCTTCGGGGACGGAGGCATCAACAAGGGGACCTTCCACGAGGCGCTCAACTTCGCCGCCACCCACCGCCTCGGGGTGGTGTTCGTGTGCGAGAACAACCAGTACGCCCAGTTCACCTCCCGGCTCCGCACCACATCGGTGGAGGACCTGTCGGTCCGGGCCGCCGCGTACGGAATCCCCGGAGTGACGGTGGACGGCAACGACCCCGCGGCGACCTACCGGCAGACGCTCGAGGCGGTGGCACGGGCGCGTGAGGGAGTCGGGCCGACCCTGCTGAACATGGAGACCTACCGCTTCGGCGGCCATTACGTGGGCGATGCCGAGGTCTACCGGGCATCCGCCG
Coding sequences:
- a CDS encoding thiamine pyrophosphate-dependent dehydrogenase E1 component subunit alpha — translated: MSLTGAMSPGLSLGIHRTMVRIRVFESRVEELFKAGKLPGFVHTYIGQEAVAAGVCAALDRDDYITSTHRGHGHAIAKGMELGPIMAELYGKATGACRGRGGSMHVADFSVGMLGANGIVAGGLGIATGAALSARYRGTGQVAVGFFGDGGINKGTFHEALNFAATHRLGVVFVCENNQYAQFTSRLRTTSVEDLSVRAAAYGIPGVTVDGNDPAATYRQTLEAVARAREGVGPTLLNMETYRFGGHYVGDAEVYRASAEVQARREEDPILRWERTLTDEGLMTAGAGDAVWAEAGEEVSAAVSFAEESPYPEGGTALENVFTRVR